CATCACCCAGGGCAAAGCCATGGGTGATCTCCCCTGCCTCGGTCACCTCGGCCCGTGCAACTGCACCGCCACCAAGGCTCAGAACCGGCGCTGCCGCCAGTGTGGACAAGAAAGCCCTGCGATTGATTGTCATAAGAAACTCCACTATCTGTTCCGGGGTGTTTCCCCGTGACGCCCAGATAATGCGCCTGCTGGGCAGCAGATATCCCTGCCCCTCAGATAACGGTTATCAGCAATACTTATAGGTAAGACATGGACCGGCTGACGCTGCTTGAAACTTTCGCCATCGCGCTTGACGAGGGCAGCCTGAATCGGGCCGCCCGGCGGCGCGGCATCACCCAATCGGCGGTCAGCCAGCAGATCAAGCAGCTGGAGACCTCGATCGGCCAGCAACTCCTGCATCGCACCGCGCGCGGCATCCACGCCACCCGGGCGGGCGATCTGGTCTATGTACACGCCCAGACCCTGCTGTCGGGCTACAACCGGATGACGGCCGAGCTGGACCAGTTGGAAAACAGCGTCTCGGGCACCTTTCGCATCAGCGTCAGTTCCTTTCTGGGGCGCAGCGTGATCGGGCCGATGCTGATCGAGATGAACGCGGCCCATCCCGATCTGAACATCGTCATGCGGCTGGAGGACCGGCTGGTCGATGTGGTGCGCGAGGGCTATGACCTGGCGATCCGCACCGGGCGGCTGGGGGATACCGACGGGTTCGGGCGCAAGATCTCGGCGCTGGATACCGTGCTGGTTGCCACCCCCGCCTATCTGGACCGCGTTGGCCGCCCGGCCCAGCCCGAGGACATGAAGCGGCTGGATTTCATCCAGCACCACGAGGATCAGACCAAGGGGTTCTTTCCGCTGCGCCGCGACGGGCGGGAGTATCCCGCGCCTGTACGGGTGGGGTTTACCGCCGATGACCCGGACCTGATCATGCGGGCGGTCGCCTCGGGTTCGGGCTATACCCGCGTGCCCCGGTTCATGGTGGCCGACGAGATCGCCAGCGGCGCGCTGGAGGTTGTGCTGCCCGCCTATCGCCCCCCCAACAAGGATGTCTTTGCGGTCTACCCCTCGCGCCACACACCGGACCGGCGCCGCGACCTGACCATCGAGAACGTGGTGGCCCGATTCGAGGCGCTGCGCGATCCACAGGCGGGTCCGGAC
The window above is part of the Ruegeria pomeroyi DSS-3 genome. Proteins encoded here:
- a CDS encoding LysR family transcriptional regulator, which produces MDRLTLLETFAIALDEGSLNRAARRRGITQSAVSQQIKQLETSIGQQLLHRTARGIHATRAGDLVYVHAQTLLSGYNRMTAELDQLENSVSGTFRISVSSFLGRSVIGPMLIEMNAAHPDLNIVMRLEDRLVDVVREGYDLAIRTGRLGDTDGFGRKISALDTVLVATPAYLDRVGRPAQPEDMKRLDFIQHHEDQTKGFFPLRRDGREYPAPVRVGFTADDPDLIMRAVASGSGYTRVPRFMVADEIASGALEVVLPAYRPPNKDVFAVYPSRHTPDRRRDLTIENVVARFEALRDPQAGPDAITA